In Nilaparvata lugens isolate BPH chromosome 5, ASM1435652v1, whole genome shotgun sequence, the following proteins share a genomic window:
- the LOC111053679 gene encoding uncharacterized protein LOC111053679, with protein sequence MCASAKRNISLIILFTIVGPVAILSHPVYESDYQFERTMNELNGFTVCPFTSHNVTTGGIPEVVPEYRCQTNKMSDKNDNSVGKCMKGRECVQGTSTIMIKMADRVDPVPKTFYTGCFCVSQTVSSPKPASKPSISQ encoded by the exons ATGTGTGCCAGTGCAAAGAGGAATATAAGTCTGATCATCTTGTTCACCATAGTGGGTCCAGTGGCCATTCTGTCTCACCCCGTCTACGAATCCGATTACCAGTTTGAACGCACCATGAACGAGCTCAATGGTTTTACGGTGTGCCCTTTCACCAGTCACAACGTCACAACTGGTGGAATTCCGGAAGTGGTGCCTGAATACAG GTGTCAGACGAACAAGATGAGTGATAAGAACGACAACAGTGTTGGCAAATGCATGAAGGGTCGCGAATGTGTCCAGGGCACTTCaacaatcatgattaaaatggCGGACAGAGTAGACCCAGTCCCGAAGACCTTTTACACGGGTTGCTTTTGTGTCAGTCAGACCGTCTCATCCCCAAAACCAGCATCGAAGCCATCCATCTCGCAATAG